Proteins encoded within one genomic window of Tachysurus vachellii isolate PV-2020 chromosome 16, HZAU_Pvac_v1, whole genome shotgun sequence:
- the cdk17 gene encoding cyclin-dependent kinase 17 encodes MEKMKRFKRRLSLTLRGSQTIDESLSELAEQMTVEENSSKDSEPIVRNGRPPSSHSMHSFLHQYTGSFKKPPLRRPHSVIGGSLGSFMAMPRNGSRLDIVHENLKMGSDGESDQASGTSSDEVQSPTGVCLRTRTHRRISMEDVNKRLSLPADIRIPDGYLEKLQLSSPPFDQPLSRRSRRASLSEIGFGKLETYIKLDKLGEGTYATVFKGRSKLTDNLVALKEIRLEHEEGAPCTAIREVSLLKDLKHANIVTLHDIVHTEKSLTLVFEYLDKDLKQYMDDCGNIMSMHNVKIFLFQILRGLAYCHRRKVLHRDLKPQNLLINEKGELKLADFGLARAKSVPTKTYSNEVVTLWYRPPDVLLGSSEYSTQIDMWGVGCIFYEMAAGRPLFPGSTVEDELHLIFRLLGTPTEDNWPGISSIEEFKSYNFPKYKPQPFINHAPRLDTEGIELLLSFLKYESKKRISADDSMKHSYFKSLGMRMHTLPESISIFTLKEVQLQRDPGYRNASYPETGNSKNRRQSMLF; translated from the exons ATGGAGAAGATGAAGCGGTTTAAGAGGCGTTTGTCGCTCACACTGCGTGGCAGCCAGACCATCGATGAGTCCCTCTCAGAACTCGCTGAGCAGATGACCGTAGAGGAAAACAGCAGTAAGGAcagtg agCCAATAGTGAGGAATGGACGGCCGCCCTCATCACATAGTATGCACTCGTTCTTGCACCAGTACACGGGTTCGTTCAAGAAGCCTCCTCTTCGCCGGCCTCACAGCGTCATCGGGGGCAGCCTGGGCTCCTTCATGGCAATGCCACGAAATGGAAGCAGACTCG ACATAGTCCATGAGAATTTAAAGATGGGATCCGATGGTGAGAGTGATCAGGCATCGGGAACCTCTTCAGACGAGGTTCAGTCACCCACTGGAGTGTGTCTCCGCACACGAACACATCGCCGCATATCCATGGAG GATGTGAATAAGCGCCTGTCTCTACCTGCTGATATTCGGATCCCTGACGGTTATCTGGAGAAACTGCAGCTGAGCAGCCCCCCCTTCGACCAGCCGCTCAGCCGCCGATCACGCAGGGCCTCACTG TCAGAAATTGGCTTTGGCAAACTGGAGACCTACATCAAACTGGACAAGCTTGGAGAG ggAACATATGCAACGGTTTTCAAAGGCCGGAGCAAACTGACAGACAACTTGGTAGCTTTGAAGGAGATCCGGTTAGAGCACGAGGAAGGGGCACCTTGCACAGCCATAAGAGAGG TATCATTACTGAAGGACCTGAAGCACGCCAACATTGTTACGCTCCATGACATCGTCCACACAGAAAAGTCCCTCACCCTTGTATTTGAGTACTTG GATAAGGATCTAAAGCAGTACATGGATGACTGTGGGAACATCATGAGCATGCACAATGTGAAG ATTTTCCTCTTTCAGATCTTGCGAGGACTGGCATACTGCCACAGACGTAAGGTTCTGCACAGGGACCTGAAGCCACAGAACCTACTCATCAATGAGAAAGGGGAGCTCAAGCTGGCAGACTTTG GTCTTGCTCGAGCCAAATCTGTCCCCACTAAGACTTACTCAAATGAAGTGGTAACTCTTTGGTACAGACCTCCAGATGTACTGCTCGGTTCTTCTGAATACTCCACACAGATCGACATGTG GGGGGTTGGGTGTATATTCTATGAGATGGCTGCAGGTCGGCCGCTTTTCCCAGGCTCCACAGTGGAGGATGAACTGCATCTTATCTTCAGGCTACTtg GTACACCCACAGAGGATAACTGGCCAGGAATCTCATCAATCGAAGAATTCAAATCCTACAACTTTCCAAAATACAAACCACAGCCCTTCATCAACCATGCaccgag GCTAGACACTGAAGGAATTGAgttgttgttgtcatttctTAAG TACGAGTCCAAGAAACGAATTTCTGCTGATGATTCGATGAAACACTCTTACTTCAAGAGTCTTGGCATGCGCATGCACACGCTGCCTGAGA GTATATCTATATTTACACTGAAAGAAGTGCAACTACAGCGAGACCCTGGTTACCGGAATGCCTCATACCCCGAGACTG GAAACAGCAAGAACAGAAGACAGAGTATGCTGTTCTAA